The Strix aluco isolate bStrAlu1 chromosome 1, bStrAlu1.hap1, whole genome shotgun sequence genome has a window encoding:
- the PTP4A3 gene encoding protein tyrosine phosphatase type IVA 3 has product MARMNRPAPVEVCYKNMRFLITHNPTNATLSTFLEDLKKYGATTVVRVCEVTYDKTPLEKDGITVMDWPFDDGAPPPSKIVEDWLNLLKTKFCEDPGCCVAVHCVAGLGRAPVLVALALIESGMKYEDAIQFIRQKRRGAINSKQLTYLEKYRPKQRLRFKDPHNHKNKCCIM; this is encoded by the exons ATGGCCCGGATGAACCGCCCTGCGCCGGTGGAGGTCTGCTACAAAAACATGAGGTTCCTGATCACCCACAACCCCACCAATGCCACGCTCAGTACTTTCTTGGAG gACCTGAAGAAATATGGTGCCACCACGGTTGTGCGAGTGTGCGAAGTGACATATGACAAGACCCCCCTGGAGAAGGACGGCATCACTGTCATG GATTGGCCGTTCGATGATGGAGCGCCTCCTCCCAGCAAGATAGTGGAAGATTGGCTCAACTTGTTGAAGACCAAGTTCTGCGAAGATCCTGGCTGCTGCGTGGCCGTGCACTGCGTGGCTGGCCTGGGGCG CGCTCCCGTCCTCGTCGCACTGGCCTTGATTGAGAGCGGGATGAAGTACGAAGACGCCATCCAGTTCATACGACA GAAGCGTAGAGGAGCCATCAACAGCAAGCAGCTGACGTACTTGGAAAAATACCGACCAAAGCAGAGACTCCGTTTTAAGGACCCTCATAACCACAAGAACAAATGCTGCATCATGTAA